Proteins from a genomic interval of Lolium perenne isolate Kyuss_39 chromosome 1, Kyuss_2.0, whole genome shotgun sequence:
- the LOC127320977 gene encoding uncharacterized protein — MGGGGRARQNAIRSAIVVLGSAAFGYLSYRVGFKPYLDRAQEAMDSHHNSDDAAAAAEQHDHPGGDADLPPSRDPAVVLRD; from the coding sequence ATGGGAGGCGGCGGGCGGGCGCGGCAGAACGCGATCCGGTCGGCCATCGTGGTGCTGGGCTCCGCCGCCTTCGGCTACCTCTCCTACCGCGTCGGCTTCAAGCCCTACCTCGACCGCGCCCAGGAGGCCATGGACTCCCACCACAACTccgacgacgccgccgccgccgccgaacaGCATGATCACCCCGGTGGCGACGCCGACCTCCCGCCGTCCAGGGACCCGGCCGTCGTGCTCCGCGACTGA
- the LOC127325931 gene encoding RGG repeats nuclear RNA binding protein A, whose product MATTLNPFDLLGDDEGEDPAQLLAKAAALAQKAEAKKSAPAAAAAGKPAAKLPTKPAPPAQAVQESRGGSRGGFRQGERGYGRGGRGGYGQNRDFGGEDTNGYRGGGYGARTGGEEGGERGPRPPYQGARRGGYREGEFGDDSERPPRRNYERHSGTGRGYEMKRDGAGRGNWGTASDELAQETEALKLDEKAPVAEKLGAPEDGPQAEENKVSKDATANVEEEKEEEDKEMTLEEFEKVMEEKRKALLALKRSEERKVEIDKDLQAMQLLCTKKGNDEVFIKLGADKDALKKKENAEREERAKKSVSINEFLKPAEGERYYGGRGRGGRGRGDRGGFRGGFGGGYHGPPAAPAIQDQNQFPTLGGK is encoded by the exons ATGGCGACGACCCTCAACCCTTTTGACCTcctcggcgacgacgagggcgagGACCCCGCGCAGCTGCTGGCCAAGGCGGCCGCCTTGGCGCAGAAGGCCGAGGCCAAGAAGTcggcgccggccgccgccgccgccgggaagCCGGCCGCCAAGCTGCCCACCAAGCCGGCCCCACCTGCGCAGGCTG TCCAGGAGTCTCGAGGTGGTTCACGCGGAGGATTCAGGCAAGGCGAACGTGGCTACGGCAGAGGTGGCCGAGGAGGGTATGGTCAGAACCGCGATTTTGGCGGTGAAGACACAAATGGCTACAGGGGAGGAGGATATGGTGCCAGAACTGGAGGCGAGGAAGGCGGGGAGAGGGGCCCTCGTCCACCCTACCAGGGAGCCCGCCGAGGTGGGTATAGGGAAGGCGAGTTTGGTGATGATTCCGAGAGGCCGCCTCGAAGGAACTATGAGCGCCACAGCGGCACAGGCCGTGGGTATGAGATGAAGCGTGACGGTGCTGGCCGTGGGAACTGGGGAACTGCCTCTGATGAACTTGCCCA GGAAACTGAGGCCCTCAAGCTGGATGAGAAGGCACCTGTTGCTGAGAAGCTGGGTGCACCGGAGGATGGACCACAGGCAGAGGAGAACAAGGTTAGCAAAGATGCCACTGCAAATGTGGAAgaggaaaaggaagaagaagacaag GAGATGACTCTTGAGGAATTTGAGAAAGTAATGGAGGAGAAGCGGAAAGCACTTCTTGCTTTGAAGAGGTCTGAGGAGAGGAAAGTTGAAATTGATAAGGATCTGCAGGCTATGCAACTGCTTTGCACTAAGAAGGGAAATGATGAAGTTTTCATCAAACTG GGTGCTGATAAGGATGCTTTGAAGAAGAAAGAAAATGCTGAACGCGAGGAGCGTGCCAAGAAG TCTGTGAGCATCAATGAGTTCCTGAAACCTGCTGAGGGAGAAAGGTACTATGGCGGCAGAGGACGCGGCGGCAGGGGGCGTGGTGACCGTGGAGGCTTCCGAGGTGGATTCGGTGGGGGCTATCATGGCCCGCCGGCCGCTCCAGCTATTCAAGACCAGAACCAGTTCCCAACTCTTGGTGGGAAGTGA